Proteins encoded by one window of Chanos chanos chromosome 7, fChaCha1.1, whole genome shotgun sequence:
- the LOC115816120 gene encoding odorant receptor 131-2-like has translation MNTSQERDSFQDAFIKNFICVALGIIINHINGVFVYTFCKNAVFYGNSRYILYIHLVINDMVMLSITVGLHVVSYAVPFVRMSLCCFLLLLSNVTVKNTPLNLAGMAIERYIAVCKPLHHPQICTVKRTYILICLIWMASTIPALVDIFIIIAIKPLSFFNSNTSCMLWNVFTTQQHRDRATVVEIIFMLFVWLTLFYTYFMILHTAKNASTDQASAKKAQNTILLHGAQLLFSMLSYIAPFIDMYLVPLFPKSRSNILFTTFLLTHILPRLLSPLIYGIRDQQFVKYIKRYFSCSSNKRLDIEWAEGATTAGFEPDHPEPRGDSTPMPFWWWHSPSPP, from the exons ATGAATACAAGCCAAGAGAGGGATTCGTTTCAAGATGCCTTCATCAAAAACTTCATATGTGTTGCTCTAGGAATCATCATCAATCATATTAACggagtgtttgtgtacacttTCTGCAAGAACGCAGTGTTCTATGGCAATTCTCGATATATTCTGTACATTCACCTGGTCATCAATGATATGGTCATGCTGTCTATTACAGTTGGACTACACGTTGTCAGTTATGCAGTACCATTTGTGCGAATGTCACTCTGTTGCTTTCTGTTACTCCTCAGCAatgtgacagttaaaaacaCTCCACTAAACCTGGCTGGTATGGCCATAGAACGTTACATTGCAGTCTGCAAACCACTGCATCACCCCCAGATCTGCACAGTGAAAAGGACGTACATACTCATCTGCCTGATTTGGATGGCTTCCACCATCCCAGCATTGGttgatattttcattattatagCTATTAAACCATTAAgtttttttaacagtaacacTTCTTGCATGTTATGGAATGTTTTCACTACCCAACAGCACAGGGACAGAGCCACTGTTGTAGAGATTATTTTCATGCTCTTTGTGTGGTTAACCTTGTTCTATACCTATTTTATGATTCTTCATACTGCCAAAAATGCATCCACGGATCAAGCGTCTGCTAAAAAAGCTCAGAACACAATATTATTACATGGTGCTCAGCTTCTCTTTTCTATGCTCTCCTATATCGCTCCTTTCATTGATATGTATTTGGTCCCACTTTTCCCTAAGAGTAGATCAAACATTTTGTTCACAACATTTTTGTTAACACATATTCTACCCAGATTACTTAGCCCACTGATATATGGGATCAGAGATCAACAATTTGTCAAATATATTAAAAGATATTTTTCAT GTAGCAGCAACAAGAGACTGGATATTGAGTGGGCAGAGGGCGCCACCACGGCAGGATTTGAACCGGATCATCCAGAACCCAGGGGAGACTCCACTCCCATGCCCTTCTGGTGGTGGCATTCTCCCAGTCCACCTTGA
- the LOC115816121 gene encoding odorant receptor 131-2-like — MTRSDHMRLYTFKDSFQDAFIKNFICVALGIIINYINGVFVYTFCKNAVFYGNSRYILYIHLVTNDMIMLSVAVGLHVATYAVPFMQVSICCFLLLLGNMTAKNAPLNLAGMATERYIAVCKPLHHPQICTVKRAYILICLIWMASTIPVLADVFIIIVLKPLSFFNTNTVCILWDIFDTQQHRDRATVVEIIFMLFVWLTLFYTYFMILHTAKNASTDQVSAKKAQNTILLHGAQLLFSMLSYIAPFIDMYLVPLFPKSRSNILFTTFLLTHILPRLLSPLIYGIRDQQFVKYIKSYFSCKHEHASQVKPQ; from the exons ATGACAAGAAGTGACCACATGCGCCTGTATACCTTCAA GGATTCATTTCAAGATGCCTTCATCAAAAACTTCATATGTGTTGCTCTGGGAATCATCATCAATTATATTAACggagtgtttgtgtacacttTCTGCAAGAATGCAGTGTTCTATGGCAATTCTCGGTATATTCTGTACATTCACCTGGTCACCAATGATATGATCATGCTGTCTGTTGCAGTTGGACTACACGTTGCCACTTATGCAGTACCGTTTATGCAAGTGTCAATCTGTTGCTTTCTCTTACTCCTCGGCAATATGACAGCCAAAAACGCTCCACTAAACCTGGCTGGTATGGCCACAGAACGTTACATTGCAGTCTGCAAACCACTGCATCATCCCCAGATCTGCACAGTGAAAAGGGCATACATACTCATCTGCCTGATTTGGATGGCTTCCACGATTCCAGTGCTGGCTGATGTTTTCATCATTATAGTTCTTAAACCATTAAGTTTTTTTAACACTAATACAGTATGCATATTATGGGACATTTTTGATACCCAACAACACAGGGACAGAGCCACTGTTGTAGAGATTATTTTCATGCTCTTTGTGTGGTTAACCTTGTTCTATACCTATTTTATGATTCTTCATACTGCCAAAAATGCATCCACAGATCAAGTGTCTGCTAAAAAAGCTCAGAACACAATATTATTACATGGTGCTCAGCTTCTCTTTTCTATGCTCTCCTATATCGCTCCTTTCATTGATATGTATTTGGTCCCACTTTTCCCTAAGAGTAGATCAAACATTTTGTTCACAACATTTTTGTTAACACATATTCTACCAAGATTACTTAGCCCACTGATATATGGGATCAGAGATCAACAATTTGTCAAATATATTAAAAGCTATTTTTCATGTAAACATGAACATGCATCACAGGTAAAACCTCAGTGA